Within Pseudomonadota bacterium, the genomic segment GTCGGTCTTCATGACGGTGGTCGAGGCCGGCGGGTTTTCGGCCGCTCAGGTTGCTCTGAATGTCGGCCAGTCAACAATCAGCCGACACATGGCTGATCTGGAGGCGCGTCTTGGCATGCGCTTGTGCCAACGCGGCAGGGTCGGCTTTCGGCTGACCGAGGAGGGGCGCATGGTGCACGGCGCCTGTCAGAAGATGTTCGGCGCGCTCGAGGCGTTTCGCACCGAGGTCGGTGCCATAAGCGGCCAACTGGTCGGCGAACTCTCCGTGGCCGTCATCGATAACTGGGTGAGCGACAGCCGTTCACCGCTGACCACGGCGTTGCGCGACATCAAGTCGCGCGGGCCTGATCTGCACATCAACATTCACGTGCTGGCGCCTGATGAGATCGAGCTGGCTGTCCTGGACGGCCGTGTCGCGCTGGGCGTGGGTGTCTTTCATCATCATCGACCCGGTCTGGCCCACGACGCGCTCTATGACGATCCACTGGAACTGTACTGTGGGCGAGATCATCCTCTCTTCGATAAGGCGGCCAAAACTCTGCGGTCCAGGGACCATGACGCCATCGATTACGTGCGACGCGGTTATCTCGCCGAAGAGAAGATCTCGCCCTTGACGGCGTCGTTTCGTTCGACGGCGACGGCGCATCAGGTCGAGGGCGTTGCCTCGATGATCCTGACCGGGCTCTATGTTGGCTACCTGCCAGTATCGTTCGCATCACAGTGGGTCGACGACGGTTTGATGCGCAGTGTCATGCCATCGCGTTTTCGCATGAACACGACCATCGAGATTGTTACGCGCCGGTCTGCCGCCCTGTCCCTTGTCGCCAGAACGTTCGTCGATGCGCTGAAGGGGAGCGTGTCGCGCGACTAGACGGCTGCCGTCTCATCGAAAAACGCCAGGCACTGACGCGCCACCGGGCGGTCACGTCCGCGGCGGGTCAGAAGCGCGTAGAATGGACGATTGAAGGCAACGGGTTCATCGACCACCGGCACAAGAGTGCCGGCGTCGATGTAACGGTCGACCATGCCAAGCCAACCCAATGCCAAGCCCCGTCCAGCGGCGGCTGCCTCCAACAAATAGACGTAGTTCTCAAATCCGGTATAGCGCGGCGGCGTTCGCGGGGCGTCATATCGTTCGAACCACTCATCCCAGGTTGACCAACCGCGATTGATTTTTGTGAGGTCAAGCAGTGGCAGATCGCCCCACGCGGCTGGACCGGCGTCGAGCGTGTCCCCGTGGGCTTCGGCAAAACCGGGAGAGCAGACAGGCGTCACGACCTCGCGCGACGCGATGATGTAGTCGCCTGGCTCGACACCGGTCGCTTGGTAGCCGAAGATCAGGTCGACCTGGGGATCGCGCATGGCCTCTAAGGTGTCGTAGTCGAAGGTCATGACACGCACGGTCGTTGCCTCGCCCACGGCGGCCTGCAAGGCCTCAAAACGGGGCAGCACAAAGAGGTGGGAGACTTCGTGGGTACAGGCCAGGGTAAGCTGACCGCCGCCCGCCGCATGCGCGATGGCGGCCGCGGCCGACTGAAGGCTCTCCAGGCTCGCAACCACCGCGCGATGGAACTGTTCGCCCTCGGCCGTCAACCGCAGGCGCTTTTTGTGGCGATCGAACAGACGCGCGTTCAATCGCGCTTCGAGGCCGGCAATATGCCGGCTTATCGCCGATTGGGAGGTGTTGAGTTCCTCAGCCGCGCGGCTGAAGTTGCAGTGTCGCGCGGCGCACTCAAAAGCCAGCAAGGCGCTTGTCGACGGGATCCATGGGCGATTCCGAACCATATCGAATTCGATATCAATTGCTTGTCAAAATAGCAATCAACATCAGCCTCCGGTTTGACTAGACTGCATGGTCATAGGGATGCCCGATTGCCACCCGCTAGCCTGGCGAGGAGACAGAAATGGTCCGTTTGGTTTCGTTTGATGATGATGTTGAAGAGCGGGTCCGGTTCATCGAGGACACGCCGCGTAGCGAGATCGTCGAACGGACTGTCGCGCGCCTGACGGCGGGCGAAGACCCACGGGCCTTCGTCACGGCGGCCGCGCTTGCGGTCTCGCGCTCCAGCGAACTGCCGGCCGATCACCACGGCGGCCCGGTCCATCCGATCGCCGGCATTCACGCAGTGTGCGGCATGCACGAGCGGCTCGAAGGCGACGACCGC encodes:
- a CDS encoding LysR family transcriptional regulator, which produces MLAFECAARHCNFSRAAEELNTSQSAISRHIAGLEARLNARLFDRHKKRLRLTAEGEQFHRAVVASLESLQSAAAAIAHAAGGGQLTLACTHEVSHLFVLPRFEALQAAVGEATTVRVMTFDYDTLEAMRDPQVDLIFGYQATGVEPGDYIIASREVVTPVCSPGFAEAHGDTLDAGPAAWGDLPLLDLTKINRGWSTWDEWFERYDAPRTPPRYTGFENYVYLLEAAAAGRGLALGWLGMVDRYIDAGTLVPVVDEPVAFNRPFYALLTRRGRDRPVARQCLAFFDETAAV
- a CDS encoding LysR family transcriptional regulator, with the translated sequence MSKSTRDDATSGLVLARLARTDLHLLSVFMTVVEAGGFSAAQVALNVGQSTISRHMADLEARLGMRLCQRGRVGFRLTEEGRMVHGACQKMFGALEAFRTEVGAISGQLVGELSVAVIDNWVSDSRSPLTTALRDIKSRGPDLHINIHVLAPDEIELAVLDGRVALGVGVFHHHRPGLAHDALYDDPLELYCGRDHPLFDKAAKTLRSRDHDAIDYVRRGYLAEEKISPLTASFRSTATAHQVEGVASMILTGLYVGYLPVSFASQWVDDGLMRSVMPSRFRMNTTIEIVTRRSAALSLVARTFVDALKGSVSRD